One window of Oscillospiraceae bacterium genomic DNA carries:
- a CDS encoding 4'-phosphopantetheinyl transferase superfamily protein encodes MKNMNTKVFLLSLTSFREKYPDATKREIEKIAGDYALRKVFSDLFDVREFKINRDGKPAIKDSPYHFNLSHSGDWLLLAVGDAPVGADIEKITRIRPKTMEKYFTKSEQERVKKNGTKAFFELWCQKESYVKYTGEGIKALSKESKDLIYPEGIAFFSKKFEDYQISVCTDKEDLPSKIEILQ; translated from the coding sequence ATGAAAAATATGAACACCAAAGTATTTTTGTTGTCACTGACTTCATTTCGTGAAAAATATCCTGATGCTACCAAACGGGAAATTGAAAAAATAGCCGGTGATTATGCCCTCAGAAAAGTTTTTTCCGATTTATTTGATGTAAGAGAATTTAAAATCAACCGTGACGGAAAACCCGCTATCAAGGATAGTCCGTATCATTTCAATCTTTCCCATAGCGGTGATTGGTTATTGTTGGCGGTGGGAGATGCTCCCGTGGGTGCAGATATTGAAAAAATCACCAGAATCCGCCCGAAAACGATGGAAAAGTATTTTACGAAATCGGAACAAGAGAGAGTAAAGAAAAACGGTACCAAGGCGTTTTTTGAACTCTGGTGCCAAAAAGAAAGTTATGTGAAATACACAGGCGAAGGAATCAAAGCCTTATCCAAAGAATCCAAAGATTTGATTTATCCCGAAGGTATTGCTTTCTTTTCTAAAAAATTTGAAGATTATCAAATCTCGGTTTGTACCGACAAAGAGGATTTACCGAGCAAAATTGAAATATTGCAATAA